GAATTCGGCATCGACTGCCTGTTCGTCACCCGCGGCATCCACGCCGAGGAATTCGAGGGCCTCGACCAGCTCGATCCCAAGTCAGTGATGGAATTGTTCGGTCACCCGCCGAAGGCGCTGATGCGCGAATTGAAGTGGTGATTTTCTGACCGGCATTCCGGGGCGGTGCGTAGCACCGAACCCGGAACGAGGCACCAAACGCAGAAAGCCCGGGACGAGCGCCCGGACTTTCCAAATTCAGCCGATTGCTTTGCAGCGCGCTTACGCGCTCGCCATGTCCGGGAAGACCGCCTCGATCTTGGTCTTCAGCGTCGCCGCGTTGAACGGCTTGACGATGTAATTGTTCACGCCGGCCTTCTTGGCCGCGATCACGTTCTCGGTCTTCGATTCCGCCGTGATCATGATGAAGGGCGTGGTGGCGAGGTTCGGATCCGCGCGCACTTCGCGCAGCAGGTCGTAGCCCGTCATCGGCTCCATGTTCCAGTCGGAAATCACGAGCCCGTATTTCTTGCCGCGCATCTTGTTCAGGGCTGCCGAACCGTCGCTGGCGTCATCGATATTCTCGAAGCCAAGCTGCTTCAGCAGATTCCTGATGATCCGGATCATGGTGCTGTAGTCATCAACCACCAGAACCGACATCGACAAATCAACCGCCATCTCGACTCCCCCAACGCATACCCAGGAATATTTAAGAACGGATCTGCCAGGCCGGGACCCGCAGTTCCACGTTTCAAGCACTAGCACCAAGGCGTTAAACAGCGCGTTAACTGGGCCCGGCCGCGAAGAATCGGAATCGCGGTCAATGCAGCCGCCCCTCCCGCTTGACTTCGTTGGCCGGGTCAAGCCACGGTCCCGGCCGGTTCCGCCGGCTCGAGAATTCCCCTGATGGCCCCGCAATTTACCGTTATCCGCGATACCACGCCGGACTCTGCGATCCTGAAGGGGGCGGTAGTCGCCATGGGCAATTTCGACGGGGTCCATCTCGGTCACCGGGCCGTCATTGCCGCGGCCCTGGAGATGGGCCGGGCGCATGGCCGCCCCGCGCTCGCGCTGACCTTCGAGCCGCATCCACGCCGGTTTTTCAGCCCCAACACCCCGCAATTCCGCCTGACGGACGAGCGGGCTAAGCTGCGGCTGCTGGCCGGGACCGGGCTTGCCGGCGCCGTGGTCATGACCTTCGACAAGGCCAGGGCCGGGACTAGCGCGCAAGATTTCATTCACCATGACCTGATCGGGCGCCTCGGGGTCAGCGGGATTGCGGTCGGTTACGACTTCCATTTCGGCAAGGGAC
The genomic region above belongs to Bradyrhizobium sp. CCBAU 53338 and contains:
- a CDS encoding response regulator, whose product is MAVDLSMSVLVVDDYSTMIRIIRNLLKQLGFENIDDASDGSAALNKMRGKKYGLVISDWNMEPMTGYDLLREVRADPNLATTPFIMITAESKTENVIAAKKAGVNNYIVKPFNAATLKTKIEAVFPDMASA